ACCTGACCGACCTGTTCCCCATCCTGGAGCTGGGCACCTCGGCCAAGATGCTCTCCATCGTGCCCATGCTGAACGGCGGCGGCATGTACGAGACCGGGGCCGGCGGCTCCGCGCCCAAGCACGTCCAGCAGTTGCAGGAGGAAAACCACCTGCGCTGGGATTCGCTGGGCGAGTTCCTGGCCCTGTCCGTATCGCTGGACGAGTTGGGCATGAAGCAGGACAACGCGCGAGCCCGCATTCTGGGCCAGGCCCTGGACCAGGCCACCGAGGCGGTGCTGGAGAACGAGAAATCGCCCTCCCGCCGGACCGGTGAGCTGGACAACCGGGGCAGCCACTACTTCCTGGGCCTTTACTGGGCCGAGGCGCTGGCCGCGCAGACCGAGGACAAGGAGCTGGCGGAGCGCTTCAAGTCCGTGGCCAAGGAGCTCAAGGAGAAGCAGGAGCAGATCCTCGAAGAACTCAGCGTGGTGCAGGGCAAGCCGGCGGAGCTGGACGGCTACTACCACCCGTCCCCCGAGGTGGCCGACAAGGTCATGCGGCCCAGCCCGACGCTGAATGCCATTTTGGATAAGGCGATGGGCTAGGCCTAGACCTAGACCCCTGAAGGGCGGGGCGGCGGGCCTTCCCACCATTGGGGCCCGCCGCCTCCGTTTTGCGTCACGGCCCAGACCCTATGTCGGGCAGCTGGGCGATGACGCGCTGAAATGTCGCGACGTCCTCGGCGGCGTAAGAAAGTCAGGGCTCTCCCAGGGCCACCAGTTTGTCCGCCACCTCGGTCAGGGTCTGGCCGGTGACGTCGGCAGGCAGAAAGACATCCCCAGGCTCAAGTTCAAGACGGGCACACCAGCCGGCAAGTGCGCCGACCCGCTTGGCGCCGTGGCAATCCCAGGCGTGCACGGCAACCAGTGCCATGCGGTCAAGCGGTGTCTGCAACTGCTCCGCGGCGAAGTGGTAGATGTTCGGGTGCGGCTTCCAAATGCCTGCGGCTTGGGCGGTGACGACGTGGTCAACGAACTCGAGCAGCCCGGCGCCGTCAAGGAAGGCACGCGTATTATCCGGACTGCCGACAGTCAGGCAGCCAACCTTGATGCCGGCCTCGGACAGGGTGCGCATGGCCGGTAGGGCGTCATCAAAGGTGGGCAGCGAGGCGAAGCCGGCGAGGATGTAATCGATGTCGTCTTCGCTGAGCGTCTGTTGCGATTCGGTCCTCAGAGCCTGACGAGCGACGGGCTCGAAGGGTGCGGCATCGCCGGCAAGGCTCAGTGCCATGGCGTCGCGCTGAAATCGCATGAACCATGGGCCGGCCAAGGTTGCGGGCTGACCCACTTTTTCGAAGCGCTCCGCCAGTGGATCAAGGTTGAGGAGCGTCTCCAAAACATCGAAAACGACGACGTTTGGTCTGGCTGGCATTTTGAGGGCTCCTTCTTTGCGATCGCGGCAAGCCGGCATGTATCGCGCATTGGCCCCGGCGGTGTTGCGCCCGCACTGTTTCTTCCTCTTGCGGGGAAACCTCATTGTAAAAATGGTAAATACGCCCAAGTCGGCATCATATCCATTCGGCCGACGTCCGGTGCGGACATGCCTAACCGTATAGCACTGGGTCCCGGTCGCAGCCAGGCCACTCGCCGCCAGCACGCCACCCATCACCGTGATATTGGGGCGGAGCTCTCGAGCATGGCGCTGTCTGAATCGGCTGCGCGGCCTGGTTCCGATTAATGAGTGGTCAAGAGGTTTTCATGCCAGCGTCGCCCTCGTCCTCATCAAGAGTCCAACACGGGTCCTCGAGCGGTTCACCCTCTTCGTCGTGCAACTGGTGATCGTACGCGGCCTGCAGACCCGTTTCCTCCGAACCCTCTTCTTCCTCTGCCTCGGCGATGGCGCCCGGGTAGAAGGGCGACAGCACGGCCACGAAGACACCAACCGCGGCGAGCATGGCGAACGCATCGGCGTAGCCAAACCCTTCCACCAGCCACCCCACCAACGGCGATCCGCTGGCCTGGCCCAGCGATACCGCCATGAAGGGCAGCACAGGGCCAACCGAGAGGCGCCCGGGCAGCAAGCGTATGCCAGTCATCAGGTAAAGCCCGGTCAGGCTCATGTAGGCGAGCCCGAAGACCAGCGCCGAGAACGCCGTCAGCAGCGGTTGCGCCGGACTTGCGGCGAGCAGCGCAAGGCTGGCGGCGAGCATCATCAGCATCAGCGCCTGGGTGATCGGCGGGTTGTTGCGGTCGGCCAGGTCGGCGACCGCAGCACCACCAAGCCCGGCCACCCCTACCGCGAGCCAGAGCCAGGCCGTGGAAGCGGAGGGGAGGCCCCCAAGGTTGACTACCAGGTCTGGCGCAAAGATCCAGTAGGCGGACGAGACGACACCCATGAGGAAGGCAAAGAGCGACAGCCGGATAAGGCGCGACCAGGGCAGTTCCCTCAGAGGCGGTGGAGAGGCGGCCTCTGCGGGCACCACCCGTGACACCGAGGGGAGTAAACGCCAGGCGGCCACCAGGCCGACGACGGCGAGTACGGCAAAAGAGGCATACGCAAACCGCCAGGCATCCGTCAACAGCAGTACCGTGGGAACGGCCACTACCACACCGATACTCGTGCCTGCGTTCATCACCGAACTAACGCGCCCGTGCAGCGTGCGCTTCACCACGGCCTGCATGGCCGCCGTGAGGGCGGGCATCATTAAGCCTGTACAGATGCCGCACGCGAATACGCCCACGCCGAGCGCCACCGCGCCGTCAGCCTGACTGATGAGTCCAAGCCCGCCGGCGCCGAATGCCCCGGAGAGCGTCGCGGTGTAGCGGGAACCGAGAATTTTGGTGACCAGCGGCGCAACTGCCGTCGCCAGAAGAAAGCTGATCAACGGCAACGCCCCGATGATGCCGATCACCGACGCCGAGAGACCCAGCTCTTCGCGGATGGGTGGTACGAAGAGACCGAAAGCGAAGCGTGCCAACCCGTAACTGATGGCGATCAGCGCGGCCCCAAGGACTGCGAATCCGGTACTCGACAGCTTCATACGATGCGGCCTCCGGTCTTAGCTGCGTCCGTCGCGGCGAATATCCTCCTCCAGTTCCGCCTCACCGTAAACCCGGATCGTGGTCAGGTCAGGCATCACCGGTCAGACTGCAGCGCCGATAGAACGCCCCGGAAGCTCTCCAGCCCGGCTCGGGCAGGTTGTCCAGGTCGCCCAGGGATTGGTCGCGCAGCATTTGGCAGAAGTTCCAGCCCCTGGATTTCGAGTTCTTCGAGGGCAACATGGCCGAGGTGCGCACCCCGGTGCCGATGTCGTCGGAGATGAGGGGGATGACCAGGCATTATTCGTAGTGGCTCCAGAGCCGGAGCACCTTCACCACGCCTTCGTCCTCAAGCACCTGATAGACCAGACGATGCTGAATGTTGATGCGTCTGGAATAGGCCCCCGAGAGATCACCGATGAGCTTCTCGAACGGGGGCGGCTTGCGGTAGGGGTCTTCGGCGATCAGCGCCAGCAATTCCTGACCTTTCGATTTGAGGCCGCTGGCGGCCAGCATCCTTGCGTCCTTCTGCGCTTGTTTGGTGTAGGCCAGCTTCCATGTCACCAATCCAGCTCCTCATCACATTCATCCAATGGGGTTTCCATCCCCTCGCGAACAGACTCCCGCATATCCGGTACCGACAGCAGGTACAGGGTCTCCTGAATGGCTGACCAGTCTTCCTCGGATACCAGAACGGCTCGGTTCCGCTTACCCATGATGACGATGGGCTGGTGGGACTCGGCCGTTTCATCGATCAACCGGTAAAGGTTGCTGCGCGCCTCGGTTGCAGTGATTCCGGTCATGACGCACCCCTGACGTGTTCAGTAGTTCATCAAATGTACGCTATTCAGTACGTACGTCAAGACGAACGCTACATGATAGGCGGCCTCTCTGCCTCACTTTGCATGGGCACTGGGCAGCATTTCGCGGATACTGAAGGTTCGATTGGGTTCCACCGCCCGAATCACCGCTCGGCCTGCAGCTCCGACAACACCCCCCGGAAGCTCTCCAGCCCGGCCTCCAGGTTCTCGATGATCTCCTCGGCGATCTCGTCCGGCTCGGGCAGGTTGTCCAGGTCGCCCAGGGATTGGTCCCGCAGCCAGAAGATATCCAGGCTGGTCTTGTCGCGCTTGAAGATCTCCTCGCGGCTGTAGCACCGCCAGCGGCCGTCCGGGTTGTCCTCGCTCCAGGTGGCCTGGCGCTGGTGGCGTGCCCCCGGTTTATAGCACTCGATGAACTCGCGCAGGTGCTCGTCGCGCAGCGGCTTCTTCTTGAGGGTGTGGTGGATGTTGGTGCGGTAGTCGTAGAACCAGACCGCGTCCGTCCACGGCTCCGCACGCCCGGGGCGGCCGTCGAAGAACAGCACATTGGCCTTGACCCCGTGGGCGTAGAAGATGCCAGTGGGCAGGCGCAGGATGGTGTGCAACTCGGTGGTCTCCATCAGCTTGCGCCGCACCGTCTCGCCGGCGCCGCCCTCGAACAGCACATTGTCCGGCACCACCACCGCCGCCTGACCGTGCTCCTTCAGCAGCGTGCGAATGTGCTGGACGAAGTTGAGCTGCTTGTTCGAGGTGGTGGCCCAGAAATCCTGGCGGTTGTACTCGAACTCCTCCCGCGCCTGCTCACCGGCCTCGTTGGTGATGGTCAGCGTGCTCTTCTTGCCGAAGGGCGGGTTGGCCAACACGTAATCGTGTTTTCTCGGCTGCTCGGCCAGTAGCGCGTCGGTGGGGGAGATGGTGGGTTCATCGCCAATATCGCCGATGTTGTGCAGAAAGAGGTTCATCAGACACATGCGGCGGGCGCTGGGCACGATCTCGTTGCCGTAGAACGTATGGTGCTTGAGCGCCTGCTTCTGCTCGGCGGTCATCTCGGCCATGTGGTGCGCCTTGATGTAATCGTACGCCGCCAGAAAGAAGCCGCCCGTGCCGCAGGCCGGGTCACAGATGGTCTTCTCGGGCTGTGGCTGCACGCACTCCACCATGGCGCGGATCAGCGGGCGGGGCGTGAAGTACTGGCCGGCGCCCGACTTGGTGTCCTGGGCGTTGCGCTCCAGCAGGCCCTCGTACATATCGCCCTTGACCTCGGCATCGAGCATCACCCAGGTCTCGTCGTCGATGAGCTGGATCAGCCGCGCCAGCTTGGCCGGGTCCTGAATCTTGTTCTGGGCCTTGGTGAAAATCTGGCCCAGCATGCCGCGCGCCTGGCCCAGCTCGCGCAGCAGCTCAATGTAGTGCCCCTCCAGCTCCGCGCCCTTGCGGGCCTTCAGGCTCTGCCAGTTGTAGGCCTCGGGGATGCCCACATCCCGGCCCCAGGGCGGCCGGCTGTATTCGTCGGCCATCTTGAGGAAGATGAGGTAAGTGATCTGCTCCAGGTAGTCGCCATAGCTCACGCCGTCGTCGCGCAGCATGTGGCAGAAGTTCCAGACCCTGGAGACGAGGTTTTCGGCGTTCATTCTTGCTCCTCGATGGCGATATAGGCCTGATCTGGGCGGTTCGGCTCATCTGGGTACTGTCGCTGTAACCGACCCTTGCGTACCAATGGCGTGAGGTATCGGTGTTGGAGATAGGCGGGGTTGCGCCCCGTCGCTGTCGCTAGCTCACGTAACGACCAGGGGCGCAGGGCGCAAAGGGCCAATATGGCGGCTTCAAGTCGTTCAGAGCCGCGGGTCCTCTGGCCCAGCGCCTCAATCTGGTGGCGCAAAGATTCTGGGAGCGCTCCGAGTAGAGACTCCCTAGATAAGCCTTCGGACTCCCTAGATAAGCCTTCGGACTCCCTAGATAAGCCTTCGGACTCCCTAGATAAGCCTTCGGACTCCCTAGATAAGCCTTCCGGCGACTCGGAAAAGTTAGCCAACAGCTCATCCTCAGCCTGGTCTGCTGGAATACCCAGTCGAGCGTCCGGCACATAGTAGGTCGCCGGTCCACGCGGCACCTGCTCGACTAGCTCCAGGTCCCGCAAACGGGCCAATCGCTGACTGGCGGTCAGGGTATCGACCCGGTTCAGGTCGCGGTAATCGGAGTTGGTGATTCGGCCGGTCTCCCGAACGAAGATCAGCGCCCGCTGCTCGTCCTCGCCCAGCCCCAGATGCCGGAACTGGCCGAGCCAAGCGACATCCTCCTCGGTCAGGAAGTGGTGGAACAGGTAGGTAGCAGAAAACTGGTCATTGTGGCGGTCGGAATCGAAACTGGGCGGCGAAAGCCCCGCTTCCTCCATCAGCCGGCGCATGACGCGGATACCGCTGCCTTTGGTTTCAGCCAACCCCATCTCGTGCAACACCGAAGCGATGACCGGGTTGCGCCACTGCGAACCCGGCTCGCCCAGATTCTCCAGCGCCTTCAGGGAGTACCCCGGGTTCTGCACTTCAAGTCGATTACTGTAACGCAGCAACTGAACGGGCTGCTGGCGCTGATAGTTGCGGTGCATGACGGCGTTCACCACGGCCTCGCGCACCACCTTGTCTGGCAGCACCGTCTTTTCGTCCCGGCGTATCTCCCCTTCAGGTAGCTGGAAGGCACGGGGCAGGTCGTCCAGCACCGCGGCCGTCGCCCGCTGAATCAGCCGGGGTAGGGTGTCGCGCAGATCCAGCGTGGTGAAGCGCTCGTGTGGGTCTTCAATCCACTCCTTGCCGGGAATGCGCACATAGTCCACCCGGTTGGCCGGGAAAAGACGGCGCAAAGCGCCCCGCCGACCGAACAGCAACACCCCTGCCACCGTGGGCTGCAGGTTGCCGGCATTTCGAACGACAGCACCCAGCGATTCCAGCAATTCATCGTCGGAAAAGTTCAGCTCCTCCGCCGCCGGGTTTACGGCGCGGCGCGCGTTGCGATAGTGCTCGATGGCGTCCGGGTCGAGATCATCCAGACTGGCCCCGGTCACCACTGAGGCATCGTAACTCTGGCCAGATCGCCCCTGATACAGCGCCGCGAGATCGTCCTGATTGCAACGGTAATCGCCACTGGGGCCACGCCGCCAGGCCGAGCGGGGCAGGGGCTTGTTCGCAAAGCAGATAGGCCGGGAGGCCGGATCGGCTTCCGCCACTTCTACCAGGATTACCGTGCCTTCACTCAGCGCCTCAGCCCGCGCCTGAATGCGCAGGGGCACGTTGAAGGCATTGGCACAGCGGGAGTGCAGGTCGTTGAGCAGCTTGTCCGGGTCCGCTATGCCGGTTACGCGATAGTCACCGGGCGTATCCGTGGCCTTTTCCACGCCCAGCAACAGCCAGCCGCCGCCCAGCCCCGGCTCGTTAGCGAAGGCGCAGACCGTTTCCAGCAGGGACTCACCGATGGCCGAGGCCCGCTTGGCTTCGATCCGATCCGACTCGTCGAGTTGTCGGAGTTGATCGAGGAGTTCCTGTGCCGTCACCTGGCTCATGCGGGCGTCCTTGCCTTGCGTGTGCGGCGCTTGATTTTGGGGGCATCGGCCTGTTCCTGGCGGATGCGCTCCAGCAGGGCGCTGGCGGGCTCGTCGTTGGGGTCCTGGGGGACGAGGTTGCCTTCGAAGGCGCGTTTTAGGATGGACTGGCGCAAATATTCGATTTTCTCTATTGAAGATAGGATCAGATGCTCTAAATGCTCGATCTTTGATAACTCTTCATCGAGCACCTGCCCAATCTCAGCTTGCTCTTCCGCGCTGCAAACAGGAATAATAAATTCCCTGATTTGTGACTCGCTAATATGCGGTAGCTGAGTTCCTGTCTGGTTGCCTAGACAGTGCACAGCAAATCTCTTCTGTGATAGGGCTCCAGTCAAGAATCTCATGTCTACTGAAGTGCTTTTCCTGAACCTAGCGACCCGTTGAACCAGTAAGCATGGGGAATCTTCTGGGCGTACTACCGCCAGTTTCAAACCGGAAGAAATTATGGGTCTATCCATGGCTAAGACAACATCACCTTCATGTACTAATAAACTCTCATAGCCGCTAAGTCTTTTCTCTGGCCAGTATTTTGCATTATCCCAACGGAGTCTCCCGGGTGCGATGTTATCACCTCGAAGAAGCCGCACGCCTGACTCTGAAAAACTAGAGCTCTTGAAAGCATAGCCGACGTCCGTATGTATCAATGTACCTAAACGAAGATACTTCCATTCATAAGGTATATGAGGTAAGTTGCGAATATCTTCATTACTTATATTAGGCAGTTTCTTTGGCAGTCTTGGCTTCCTCGGCTTCTTTCCTGACTTGCCATTCACCTCCCATTCCGCGACTGCGGCCCTCCACTCTCCTAGCTGCTGCTGGTAGCAGGCTTCGCGTTCTTCGCGGATGCGCTCAAGGAGTTGGTCGGCGGTTTCGAGTTTGTCGGCGTTGTCTCGGCGCCATTGTTCGGTGAGGCGGCCTTCGAAGGCGGCCTTGAGCAGGGACTGGCGGTAGGTCTTGAGCTGGGCGCGGGCGGTTTTCAGGCTTTCCACGCCCTTGTCCAGTTCGGAGAAGAGTTCTTCGATCTTGGCGACGATGCGGCGTTGTTCTGCAAGAGGTGGTATTGGCAGTCGAATCGCCCTAATGCGTTCCTGGCCAATGTTCCGCATCGATTGCTGATTGCCTGTGCTCAGCAGTTCGATTTGCCGCCGGCCTGCTACGGATCGTAAGTAGAAAAGGACGAACTTTGGTGAAACCCAAGTAAACGTCAGTCGTAGGATCTTGTCGCTTAGCATCACATTGCGGCTGACTGCTTTTGCAATCACGCAAGCGCCGACAAGATCGATTGTATTTGATCGGCTAAATAGAAAGTCCCCTTCTTGGATAAATAAATTGTTCTGAACTCGGCTAGGATCTAGACAAGTTTTGCTCTCACTTTCTTGGTACTCTCCCCACGTTACGGCGCTAACTTTGGCTACACCAATCTCGCCTTCTTCTGGAGGCCGTTCAAGGCACTTGAAACTTTTTCCAGCTTCTATGGCGCTGATTACCTGGCCAAGCACGGCCACTTCCCATGTTTTTGGCCATTGGGAAACACATTCTGGTGGTTGAGATCCAGAAGTAGCCATCACGCCGCCATCTCATCATTCATCTGATCCAACACCCGCTCCATGTCCTCCCCGAACAACTGCCACATGCGCCCGCGTCCGCCCTCGGCGTCAAATGGGGCGTAGTCCAGGTCGTCCACGGTGATGTGGAAGCTGGCGGCGATGTGGTCGCGGATTTTTTCCAGCCAGGCCATCTGTTCCTCGTTGAATTTGGGTTGGTTGCCGGAGTGTCGGCCGAACACCCAGCGTTTGAAGTTGGCGCGCACGGTTTCGGCGTAGGGGGTGAGCTGGTCGTCCCAGCCGCTGACCCGGCGCACCAGGGCGATGATCTGGGCCAGTTCGGTTTCCGGCCGGCGCGCTTGCACTTCGTCCAGACGGGCGTACGCCTCCCACACCCGGGCCGGGGCCAGCTTGGGTTGCTCGCGCTTGAGGGCGTCGAGCAGTTCGCGGATGGCCCGGGCGGTGATCTCCCGCCGGCGGTGCGGCTGGTGATAATAAATGGTCAGGGCGTCGATGTCGTCCCGGTGGGCCTCCAGCCACTCTCGAAAGGCCTGGCGCAGTTGCTCGCGGTGGGTTTCGGCGTCGGTTTCCCAGCCGCTGACTTCCAGTTTGTCCGGGTTGAGGGTGTCCACCACCTGTTCCTGCCGCTGGCGCACCTCTTCCAGGTAGGTGGTCAGCGCGCCGGTGATGGCGGCGGTGGCGGCCCTGGCACGTTCCTCACGGGCGGTTTCGAGCTGTTCCGGGCTGGGTTCGGCGTTTTCGGGCAGGTGGTGGGTTTCGCGGGCGGCGCGGCGCAGGGCGTCGGGGTCGTCGGTGGCCAGCAGTTCCGAGGCGATGGTGTTGAGGTCGGGGCCGCCGGTGATCTTGCGCACCGCCTGCTGCTGCTCGTCGTCCAGACGTTTGCTGAGCCGGGCCAGACGGCCGGCCAGGCTGGTCAGACTGTCCGGGTCGCGCACGCCCATGGTCACGGCCTGCATCAGGTTCTTCAGGGGCACGCTGGGCTTGCGCTCCAGGCTGCCGGTTTCCATCTTCTTCGATTCGCTGACGCCCACTGCGTCCACCAGCACGAAGTGCGCCTTGGGCCCGGCGGCGGAGCGGTTGACCTGGCGCAGGCCGTCGGCGTCCAGGCTGCGGGTGCCGCGTCCGACCATCTGCATGTAGTAGTTGCGACTTTTCACGTCGCGCATGAACAGCAGGCACTCGATGGGTTTCACGTCGGTGCCGGTGGCGATCATGTCCACGGTGACGGCGATGCGCGGGTGGTAGTCGTTGCGGAAACTGTTCAGCACGCTCTGGGGGTCGTCGTCGATGCGGTAGGTGATCTTGCGGCAGAAGTCGTTGCCGGCGGCGAACTCCTCGCGGACGGTGTGGATGATGTCGTCGGCGTGGCTGTCGGTCTTCGCGAAGATCAGCGTCTTGGGCACCTCGACCCCGGCGGGGCCGGCTTCGTCGTCCGGCAGACGGCGGTCGGGGAACATGCGGGGCAGGGCGTTGCGGAAGGCCTGTACAACGGTGCGGATCTGGCTGGGGTTGACCACGCTGCGGTCCAGTTGCGCGCCTTCGTATTCCAGGTCCTCGTCCAGTTGCTGCCAGCGCTGCTCGCGGGTGAGGCGGTCGCGGTGCTCGATGGTCTCCTCCGCCTCGATCTTCGCGCCCTCGCGGGTCAAACGGGTGTCGATGCGCCAGACAAAATGGTCCACGTTAATGCCGTCCACCACCGACTGCTCCAGCGGGTACTCGCTGACCACGTTCTGGTGGAAGAAGCCGTAGGTGCGGTTGTCCGGGGTGGCGGTCAGGCCCACCAGGAAGCTGTCGAAGTATTCGATCACCTGCCGCCAGAGGTTGTAGATGGAGCGGTGGCACTCGTCGATGACGATGACGTCGAAGAACTCCGGCGGCACCCTGGGGTTGTAGACCACCGGCAGCGGCTCCCGGCGCAGGGCGTCGAGGCCGGGCAGCTCGTCCTCGGCGGACTCCTCCAGCGGCTCGCCCTTCAGGATGGAGTAGAGGCGCTGGATGGTGCTGATGCAGACCTGCCCGTCGGTGGGCACGTGGGGCGAGCGCAGGCGCTGGACGGTGTAGAGCTCGGTGAACTTGCGGTTGTCGTCCTGGGGCAGGTACTGGTGGAACTCGTTCTCGGCCTGCACGCCCAGGTTGCGGGTGTCCACCAGAAACAGGACGCGTTTGACGTCGGCGTGCTTGAGCAGGCGGTAGATGCTGGTGATGGCCGTAAAGGTCTTGCCCGCGCCGGTGGCCATCTGGATCAGCGCCCGGGGGCGGTTCTCGCTTAACGAGGTTTCCAGGTTGTTGATGGCGCGGAACTGGCAGTCGCGCAGGCCGTCGGGCTGCAGCGCGGGCAGGGCCTGCAGCCGGGCGCGGAGGGGGGCGGCCTGAGCGCGCCACGCCGCCATGGTTTCCGGCCGGTGGAACTGAAACACCTCGCGGGCGCGCGGGGCCGGGTCGTCGCGGTCGGTAAAGCGGGTGATCTCGCCGGTGGCCTC
The genomic region above belongs to Alkalispirillum mobile and contains:
- a CDS encoding HAD family hydrolase, translating into MPARPNVVVFDVLETLLNLDPLAERFEKVGQPATLAGPWFMRFQRDAMALSLAGDAAPFEPVARQALRTESQQTLSEDDIDYILAGFASLPTFDDALPAMRTLSEAGIKVGCLTVGSPDNTRAFLDGAGLLEFVDHVVTAQAAGIWKPHPNIYHFAAEQLQTPLDRMALVAVHAWDCHGAKRVGALAGWCARLELEPGDVFLPADVTGQTLTEVADKLVALGEP
- a CDS encoding MFS transporter, with protein sequence MKLSSTGFAVLGAALIAISYGLARFAFGLFVPPIREELGLSASVIGIIGALPLISFLLATAVAPLVTKILGSRYTATLSGAFGAGGLGLISQADGAVALGVGVFACGICTGLMMPALTAAMQAVVKRTLHGRVSSVMNAGTSIGVVVAVPTVLLLTDAWRFAYASFAVLAVVGLVAAWRLLPSVSRVVPAEAASPPPLRELPWSRLIRLSLFAFLMGVVSSAYWIFAPDLVVNLGGLPSASTAWLWLAVGVAGLGGAAVADLADRNNPPITQALMLMMLAASLALLAASPAQPLLTAFSALVFGLAYMSLTGLYLMTGIRLLPGRLSVGPVLPFMAVSLGQASGSPLVGWLVEGFGYADAFAMLAAVGVFVAVLSPFYPGAIAEAEEEEGSEETGLQAAYDHQLHDEEGEPLEDPCWTLDEDEGDAGMKTS
- a CDS encoding Txe/YoeB family addiction module toxin; protein product: MTWKLAYTKQAQKDARMLAASGLKSKGQELLALIAEDPYRKPPPFEKLIGDLSGAYSRRINIQHRLVYQVLEDEGVVKVLRLWSHYE
- a CDS encoding type II toxin-antitoxin system Phd/YefM family antitoxin; protein product: MTGITATEARSNLYRLIDETAESHQPIVIMGKRNRAVLVSEEDWSAIQETLYLLSVPDMRESVREGMETPLDECDEELDW
- a CDS encoding HsdM family class I SAM-dependent methyltransferase, with protein sequence MNAENLVSRVWNFCHMLRDDGVSYGDYLEQITYLIFLKMADEYSRPPWGRDVGIPEAYNWQSLKARKGAELEGHYIELLRELGQARGMLGQIFTKAQNKIQDPAKLARLIQLIDDETWVMLDAEVKGDMYEGLLERNAQDTKSGAGQYFTPRPLIRAMVECVQPQPEKTICDPACGTGGFFLAAYDYIKAHHMAEMTAEQKQALKHHTFYGNEIVPSARRMCLMNLFLHNIGDIGDEPTISPTDALLAEQPRKHDYVLANPPFGKKSTLTITNEAGEQAREEFEYNRQDFWATTSNKQLNFVQHIRTLLKEHGQAAVVVPDNVLFEGGAGETVRRKLMETTELHTILRLPTGIFYAHGVKANVLFFDGRPGRAEPWTDAVWFYDYRTNIHHTLKKKPLRDEHLREFIECYKPGARHQRQATWSEDNPDGRWRCYSREEIFKRDKTSLDIFWLRDQSLGDLDNLPEPDEIAEEIIENLEAGLESFRGVLSELQAER
- a CDS encoding ATP-binding protein, which produces MSQVTAQELLDQLRQLDESDRIEAKRASAIGESLLETVCAFANEPGLGGGWLLLGVEKATDTPGDYRVTGIADPDKLLNDLHSRCANAFNVPLRIQARAEALSEGTVILVEVAEADPASRPICFANKPLPRSAWRRGPSGDYRCNQDDLAALYQGRSGQSYDASVVTGASLDDLDPDAIEHYRNARRAVNPAAEELNFSDDELLESLGAVVRNAGNLQPTVAGVLLFGRRGALRRLFPANRVDYVRIPGKEWIEDPHERFTTLDLRDTLPRLIQRATAAVLDDLPRAFQLPEGEIRRDEKTVLPDKVVREAVVNAVMHRNYQRQQPVQLLRYSNRLEVQNPGYSLKALENLGEPGSQWRNPVIASVLHEMGLAETKGSGIRVMRRLMEEAGLSPPSFDSDRHNDQFSATYLFHHFLTEEDVAWLGQFRHLGLGEDEQRALIFVRETGRITNSDYRDLNRVDTLTASQRLARLRDLELVEQVPRGPATYYVPDARLGIPADQAEDELLANFSESPEGLSRESEGLSRESEGLSRESEGLSRESEGLSRESLLGALPESLRHQIEALGQRTRGSERLEAAILALCALRPWSLRELATATGRNPAYLQHRYLTPLVRKGRLQRQYPDEPNRPDQAYIAIEEQE
- a CDS encoding restriction endonuclease subunit S gives rise to the protein MLGQVISAIEAGKSFKCLERPPEEGEIGVAKVSAVTWGEYQESESKTCLDPSRVQNNLFIQEGDFLFSRSNTIDLVGACVIAKAVSRNVMLSDKILRLTFTWVSPKFVLFYLRSVAGRRQIELLSTGNQQSMRNIGQERIRAIRLPIPPLAEQRRIVAKIEELFSELDKGVESLKTARAQLKTYRQSLLKAAFEGRLTEQWRRDNADKLETADQLLERIREEREACYQQQLGEWRAAVAEWEVNGKSGKKPRKPRLPKKLPNISNEDIRNLPHIPYEWKYLRLGTLIHTDVGYAFKSSSFSESGVRLLRGDNIAPGRLRWDNAKYWPEKRLSGYESLLVHEGDVVLAMDRPIISSGLKLAVVRPEDSPCLLVQRVARFRKSTSVDMRFLTGALSQKRFAVHCLGNQTGTQLPHISESQIREFIIPVCSAEEQAEIGQVLDEELSKIEHLEHLILSSIEKIEYLRQSILKRAFEGNLVPQDPNDEPASALLERIRQEQADAPKIKRRTRKARTPA
- a CDS encoding type I restriction-modification enzyme R subunit C-terminal domain-containing protein; this encodes MPNNQNPEQRARDRIDEQLRASGWTVQSLAALNPQAARGVAVREYPTDTGPMDYLLMVDGEPVGLIEAKREEEGHRITTVEEQSARYAGAALKHVGRADLRFVYEATGEITRFTDRDDPAPRAREVFQFHRPETMAAWRAQAAPLRARLQALPALQPDGLRDCQFRAINNLETSLSENRPRALIQMATGAGKTFTAITSIYRLLKHADVKRVLFLVDTRNLGVQAENEFHQYLPQDDNRKFTELYTVQRLRSPHVPTDGQVCISTIQRLYSILKGEPLEESAEDELPGLDALRREPLPVVYNPRVPPEFFDVIVIDECHRSIYNLWRQVIEYFDSFLVGLTATPDNRTYGFFHQNVVSEYPLEQSVVDGINVDHFVWRIDTRLTREGAKIEAEETIEHRDRLTREQRWQQLDEDLEYEGAQLDRSVVNPSQIRTVVQAFRNALPRMFPDRRLPDDEAGPAGVEVPKTLIFAKTDSHADDIIHTVREEFAAGNDFCRKITYRIDDDPQSVLNSFRNDYHPRIAVTVDMIATGTDVKPIECLLFMRDVKSRNYYMQMVGRGTRSLDADGLRQVNRSAAGPKAHFVLVDAVGVSESKKMETGSLERKPSVPLKNLMQAVTMGVRDPDSLTSLAGRLARLSKRLDDEQQQAVRKITGGPDLNTIASELLATDDPDALRRAARETHHLPENAEPSPEQLETAREERARAATAAITGALTTYLEEVRQRQEQVVDTLNPDKLEVSGWETDAETHREQLRQAFREWLEAHRDDIDALTIYYHQPHRRREITARAIRELLDALKREQPKLAPARVWEAYARLDEVQARRPETELAQIIALVRRVSGWDDQLTPYAETVRANFKRWVFGRHSGNQPKFNEEQMAWLEKIRDHIAASFHITVDDLDYAPFDAEGGRGRMWQLFGEDMERVLDQMNDEMAA